A segment of the Salvelinus namaycush isolate Seneca chromosome 3, SaNama_1.0, whole genome shotgun sequence genome:
GCTGCAGACAGATACATCACTGGAATAAATCGTACTAGAAGTTGTTATGCAGGAAAACAAAATGTGTCTGCATCATTATGTACtgactacagacacactgactacagacacactgactacagacacactgactacagacacactgactacagacacactgactacagaaacactgactacagaaacactgactacagacacactgactacagacacactgactacagaaacactgactacagaaacactgactacagacacactgactacagaaacactgactacagacacactgactacagaaacactgactacagacacactgactacagacacactgactacagacacactgactacagacacactgactacagaaacactgactacagacacactgactacagacacactgactacagaaacactgactacagaaacactgactacagacacactgactacagacacactgactacagaaacactgactacagaaacactgactacagacacactgactacagacacactgactacagaaacactgactacagaaacactgactacagacacactgactacagacacactgactacagacacactgactacagacacactgactaCAGAAACACTGACTACACACTGACTACAGAAACACtgactacagacacactgactaCAGACACACGTTACTGTCCTTCGGTGTTTTTATTGTGCTTCAACTTTTTAGAGAGACAACGTTTAAGTCAAGTGGTTTCAAAGTTAAAGTGGTGTCTAAGACAAAATGTCAGAAACGTGTTTGTATCAGGGCATGTAGATGTTTGTGGAAGTGTGACTATGTTAGGGCACCTTAGGGCAGACCAAGAGATCACTGTGGGTGACGTGCTCTATTATTCATGGAATTGAACCTCAAAATTATCTGGTGCAGAAAATGAGGTTAaaacgtagtgtgtgtgtgtgtgcagtgcttGTGTGCGAGAACGATATGATAGTAGGTTATGATGACTCATACTGTAATGACAGGGTCCCTCTGAAAAACTTGAAatgctttaaaaaatattttccaCTGTTTAAAAGCCAGATCatattatatatttaatatagttATTCTGCCACAGCCATCTGGGGTATTCCAGATATGAACTAGACACCATGCTAAATCTATGTTGCCTGCAGCCACGGCATGCCTTCACTCTCAATAACATGAGCACTGCACCCACAGAACAACACTCACAACGTTCATAAAAAGCAAGACAATCAAAATGGCCTTGGTACAGAGTAAATGATCAATCCAGTCAAGAATTGACCTACTCAGGCACATAAGTTAGAGGTCAACTGCACAATCTGCAGTTGACCTCTAACCACAAAGCATTGCCTATATACATTATTTTGGTAAGGCATTTATTGTAAAGCGAAAGCTGTTTACTTCATAGAATACATTTTTTTAGTCTGTATTTCAATCATCCTCACTGACACTCAGCAGTTATTCACCAGAAATATTATAGCCAAACACAGCCATCTAAATGATAGTACACCAACTATGAGCACATAAAAGTGGCATCCTGCGTAATGCAAAATTACAGTTTGTTTCTTTTTATGTAGGCCTACACCTCAATATTGGACAGGTATGTACCAATAAGTTCCCGTCTTCGCCAATGCCCTATTTTAACATGTCCTATAGCACCATCTCATGGCCAAAAGCTTACAACACAACATTTCTGCAGGACCAAGTaaccaatttaaaaaatatatttattctcATCAAAAGTAATGACATTCAAAAAAGGCAACAGCCAAACACCATAGATTGATTTAGGCTCAAAGAGTGACAAACGTCTTCTTTCATACCATTGTGTTAAGTGATACCAAAGAAATGGGTCTGGTTGTCAATCACAAATGATAAGTTTGCATTACAGACTGATGATATCAACAGTGGTTCAGTAGCGGTGCAGTTCAGAGGCTGTACGGCTCTATCAACAGTTATGATCACAAATACACGAGCTGAAAAATAAACACGTATGACTGGCCACCAAAAGTGGCCTGGCTGGCTACTTGTCATGCCACATGTGCTGCCTGCATTCCAGTGGACAGTAGATAGAAAACAGGTACTTTGGAGAACCTGGAACAAGTATACAAGCAAACACCATCTTTACTGGGCTTTCAAATCAGAGTTGACTTTATGTACAAAAAGCTAGTCAATACCGTCTGGGTGCACCTACTTATAAATCCATTCAGTTAGAAAATAGAAAACACAGTACATATCATTAGACATAGAGAAGTGAGCACATGTAGCCGTTTGGGAAGGCCATACAACAATTATATTAAAGTGATAGAAAAACAACATGTTATGTCAATAACACGTTACTCAATACTTTATTTCAACACTTGATCAAAAGGTCGATATTCATCCTATGCACTTTGGTATTAGTGTAGTACTAGTAGCAACATATTGGTGATGTATGATATCCATTAAATGCCACAGTGACAGAACATTCACCTCCTCCATACAATCAGACTGAGCTTGGTTGCTGAGACAAATACAGCTTCATGCACAGCAGACAATATAACTTGTAGGGGAGGAAGTATTCAATGAATACCACGGAATGTTGACAGGAAGGAACGTTCCAGATCAGTTCTTCGGGAGTGGTCGTCTAAATAGGAGAATGTGAGGCTCTGAaagaaaaataatatatatatatatatataaaaaaaaagatgAATTGACTTACAAATTACAAACCCTTTACATATAGTCTAcgcttagcctggtcccagatctgtttgtgccgtcttgccaactcctttgGGTCACTCACTGTCATGCCAAGCACGATAACAGAAAATTGtcaagaaaaaaacaaaaaacaagccctgggaccaggctatttgCCTTGAGACATGATTGATGTGGTGTAGACAAAGAATTTAGGGTACAAACCAGGTTCATGGATCATATAGTGCACCCATCCAAGAGACTGCTGCACTCCCATTCGCCTCCACTCATCCTCAGACATCAGGTGGGATTTGGGGACTTGTTTCACCATCTCCCGCGGCAACACAACATGTCTGTTGGAAGAGCAAGTAGAGCAACAgtaaacacatttttactgtaGTAAATAATGTATTCAAAGTCCATATAGTTTGAATATTTTCTAAAAGTACTGGTTAGTGGTTATGTACTTTATAACCTAAAACCAGTGCGAGTTCATCTTTAGACTGTAGCTAGCTAGGCCTATCCAACTGAATGAAACAATAAAAGAGGCTAAGATTCGACATTAGATATTGGTAGGTAACAGTTAAAGTAGCTAGCTACACCACCAATTCCAATCATCATGAACTGGTTATTAATGGAATTATCAATTAAAAGCTGAAACTTCAACTTTCATCAAAGACTgtatgaatggacaaagccatcgatcacgtgacaccattcattcaTTGTGTGAAAACTCAATAGCTGATTTGAAGCATCTCAGGGGGGAGATTTATGTAGACATTCAATGATTGGTTTGAGCTACTCGAGTGGCGCagcgctctaaggcactgcagtgctagaggcgtcactagacaccctggttcgaatccaggctgtgtcacaaccggccgtgattgggattcccatagggcggcgcacaattggaccagctTTGTTTGGATTTGGCTGGGGtacgtaggccgtcattgtaaataagaatgtgttcttaactgacttagttaaataaaaggtgaaatactcCAGGAAATGCTGTtgcagcctagctcagtgctgccccctctcattgagtgTCTCAAGTTAAAGGCTGACCGGGGTACTGCAAGCTACCGTTAGCTACTAAATTACCCTTAActttttttctgtgattttaaaataatcaggacatacatctggtgtaatagaagcaattattggttTTGTGATTGTCCTCTAAATTGTTATTTACAGCAAGACTGACCACAAAGATTTTCCCTTCACTAGAATGggggggatcctgttttctgcaaTGCCTGCATAACCGCAGTCGGCCTTGAACTTTGTGACTTCAACGGGAGGGGGCAGTCATTTACCCCTAACTTACACCAAGGGTGGTAAGCAGTAGCTCTATCACTATGGTCCCAATATCTAGGTCCATAGATGATATGAAAGAGAATGTGAAGGAAGGCAGAGTGATTGAGGCCAAAAGGTTtatcagtaggaaagagggtcaAAGAAGTGAAAGCCAATCAGTGTTGCTGAGGGTTGAGGGTTTTGCCTGGAAAAGTACAGATGGGATTCCTTAGTTTCAATGTATGAGAATTTGTCCCATCCCCCTTGTGgtgttttaaatgccaaagaatgggacatgtagctgttCAATGTAAAGAAAGgaaaagatgtgccaagtgtGGAAGGGAACATGATTATGGTGAATGTGGGAGCAATGTGAAGGGTATTTGTTGTAATTGTGGTGGGGGGAACATAGTGCAGCAATTTGGTAGATGCCAGGTACAGAGAGAGGCTCAGAGATATAGAATCAGTCATGCTATATCATATGCAGGGGCTTTAAGACAGATTGGTGGAACTACAGTGTGGAATGATTGCTCTTCCATGGCTACTTCCTGTACTACCTAATGTCAGGGGCTGGTGTTTCTGCTGATCCTGGCATGGTTTCGAGGCATGTTCAGAAATCTAGTGCTCATGAATGTACAGTGTCAAAGGACACTTTCATAATGAATAAAGTTGACTTCATAGCTTTTATTGGTAAGGTTATCAAAATGACTTGGGTTGTGGGAAGCAGAAATGGCAGGTTGAAGGTTATGGTGGAGATGGCAAAAGAGATATTGGGGGTAACAGATGTAACTGTTGAAATGGTTGTTGACATGCTGAACAATAAGGGTGgagtgtttcagcatgatatagATTAAGTTTAATAGGGTAGGGGGGTGTGGTAGAAGTTAGTAGGgatttatttgttttttattttcatgGTAGTACAGAATTGGGCAGATCACGAGTGGTCGTAcattccagcacagtaggtggcagcatgcACTTCAACGATTGCGCCAATCCACCCGCATGCTTGTAGTGGAGATCTGACGCATGCGCATGGATATGGCGGTAAGCAAAGTGCTCATAGTCTTATTTTGTATTTTGACGAATTGACAGCAGGCATATAGATACATGTTTGTCTCTACTCTACCGACATCTTAACTTTGGCTACTTACAAAAGTATATTGAAGTTAGTCATTAAACACATTTCCCTCAATGGGAGAATAGTGAGTACACATCTGAACAACGTCCTGGACCAGAGCTAACAAAGTAGTAGcacagaacaatgagacagatatttcaccggatgtattaGTGTGAAGCATCCAGTTGGGGTTCCAACCGGATGAGAGGAAGCCCTTTGGCCTGCAGTGTGAGAAGATGGaatttggccgacattctgcttaTTCTCTCATcgataaaacatttgatctcaacaGTTTTCTGTTTCTAAAACTAGAATATGTTACGACAGAGTGGTCAAATTTTTGTAAACTTCACCCTTTGACAAAGTAAAAAAGAAGCGTTGTTTACAAGGAGTGCAAGAGCAAATTGAGTTtatgcacacgcgcacttcagaGAAATATGCTAATAAATATTAGAATGGGCCAATAGGCTCTCGCTAGTTCGTACTTGCctctgcccactatgattaatACTATATATGGTAGTATTACTAGTAGCAGCAAAGAATGAAGTAGTCTACTTAACTCAAAACGTTAACTACCTAGCTAGATATTAACAGTTCACTGGAGTAATTTTAAATATAAAAAAGGACGAACGACAGTCGTTGGTAGCTAAGCCATTTTCGGCTCAGAGAAtataaagttggctagctagttattCGTGTGGTTTGCGTATTGCTGCCTTTCACAGTTCGGAAAGTGAACTAGCTACATTTTGTCcactatttttttttataatgggGGAGAGAAATTGCATCACCATCTTACTGTAGATATATAACCCGTCCCACTACTTTGGTCCTTACAGATCCTGGCTAGTTAGTTAAACCATACACGCTAATAGTAActaccagctaacgttagctagcgagccaagTTAATACAGGATCAGGAAGCGAACATACCTGTATTCATAATGTTCGTCGTTATATTTGTCTGAGTAGTAGATTTGTTTGTGTGACATATTGCCAATAAACAACTTTGACAGTATACACATGCAATTCCACTGCACTTCGTTAGAAAGTATTCCACGAACGTCCCCACTGCTAGCTTCGTTGCAACACGTTTGGCTAACCGATTCAAACCTATgggaggaagaaaaaaaaagcCTTACCAAGCCACTGATTGGATAAAAAGGTATCACATGACAATAACTAAGCATGTGCAGGTCCAATGAGGGAAAATGTCCACACTAGGCAAATCAAGTGCCTAAATTACACCATTAACAACAATATATTTACGTTCATCAAATAATTGTGATAGTTTTTATAGCTATGTTTTCATTCACTTTGCAGCTGCGTCCTGCAACATTGTAACGAATGATGGAACGTACGACTTCAGCAGCCGTAGAACTCTGATAGCACCTAGCAATGATAGCCATATTCTAtcatcagagaggaagagacaaaGCTAGAGGGTTTACTCCGCCAAAGACGGATATAGTGACAAGATACAtatctctccgccctaacaatgggagtcgttgtccacaaagcggcacggtGGGCTGTcaagctcccgcctatcctttctttcgATTGGTGGAAACATCTCATTATTGTAATTCATTTTTGAATATGtctgacaaagtgaaaatgtagAGTTTCTATCAACCTCATTCGTGCTTCGCATAATGTAGATATCAGAGAACACCGCTATTCGCGGGCGGTGTAGTTGGGGAAACCATTCACTTCAGAAAAAGGTGTGATATTAATTAAGTTTatcgctgttaagacactgatgccctttgcaaccacgtacctatgtgagagtggattctcggccttcactagcatgaaaactaaatacaggcacagactgtgtgggaaatgatttaagactgagactctctaatatacaacccaacattgcagagttatgtgcatcctttcaagcacacccttaaCTTGTGGTGAGTTATTGtcacgagaattatgttctcgATGTTCTtaaaccaattcaattaaactactcagtctgctaatcaggatttgtaagatactgattgaaatgaaacagacggaggcccagctaaaatagtaaaataaggtttattcacgagagcgctggttagttgtacaaaaccattcattttatactAGCTCCTTACGCACATACTCTTGCACACAAACAGAATTCATACGcacatacatttgcacacaaacagtaggtatcttACGCACGTactgtcctgctacccagccgacaaagattagggaccGTGAGAATCACTCCCTGTCCTTTACCAAATCTCTCAGTGGCCCCTAGCCAAGTTCAGCaccgaatcttgctcagacagtctgtgtttaagacaCTTCAGAGACATATTgttatattgttttaccctaattatgactaaaactacacacatcatgactaaaactacacacgtaatttattataattttactgACTAACACTACACAAACCCATCAGATAATAAATgcatgattctaatcaatttcatacagttCTAAGGTTTCAAAGTGGGAATTATTTCATCATTATCTTTCAACATTTAAATTACTTTAACAGTTATTCACAAATTTCTATcaacaaataaggttttaaatgtaagatggttaaattattgattattattatttgtgccctggtcctgtaagagctctttgtcacttcccacgagccgggttgtgacaaaaactcacactcattcttatgtttaataaatgtattgtatagtgtgtgtgtgtggcaggcttacaatgatggcaaaaaacaacatttgagagtgagctgaccctggtgccaggagtacgcagctggaggttgaatattTGAAGgagtacgggactataaaaagtttgggaaccactgatgtaagtgtaacagttttgcttccgtccctctcctcccccaacattggctcaaaccagggaccctctgcacacatcaactactgacaccctcgaagcatcgttacctatctCTCCACAAAACCGCGGCCCTTGGAGAACAAGgaaaacaactacttcaaggcctcagagcgagtgacgtcactgatTGTGCAGATagtgctgttggctagagcgcacttGCAAATACCAGAGTGGGACACTCGTTATATAACGCACTTGACAATACCAGAGTTGGCACACTCGTTAAATAACACAATATTGAGTTGTGAGAACCATCAGTAGAGTgtaaaatgcgatggaaacccatttaactttaaaaaaatattttattctgAGGCCTcgcgggtggcgcagtggtcactGCATCGcactgtgccaccagagactctgggttcgagcccaggctctgccgcagctggccgtgaccgggagggtCATGGGGCGACGCataattgtcccagcgtcgtccgggttagggagggtttggccggcagggatctccttgtctcatcgcgcactagcgactcctgtggtgtgccgggcgcagtgcacgctgaccaggtcgttaggtgtatggtgtttcctccgacacattggtgcggctggcttccggattggatgtgcgttgtgtcaagaagtagtgcggcttggttgggttgtgtttcgggggacgcatgactctcgaccttccctcactaactttttgctagcacagactggaatatgttccgggattcctccgatggcattgaggagtacaccacatcagtcattggcttcatcgataagtgcatcgatgacgtcgtccccacagtgaccgtacgtacataccccaaccagaagccatggattacaggcaacatccgcattgagctaaaggctaaagctgcTGCTTTTAAGGAGTgagactctaacctggaagcttataagaaatcccgttatgccctccgatgaaccatcaaacaggcaaagcgtcaacacaggactaagatcgaatcgtactacaccagctctgacgcttgtcgggtgtggcagggcttgcaaaccattacagacaacaaagggaagcacagccgagagctgcccagtgacacgagcctaccagacgagctaaactacttctatgctcacttcgaggcaaataacactgaaacatgcatgagagcaccagctgttctggaagactgtgtgatcacgctctccgcagccgatgtgagtaagacctttaaacaggtcaacattcacacggccgcagggccagacggattaccaggacgtgtattgcgagcatgcgctgaccaactggcaagtgtcttcactgacattttcaacttctccctgtccgagtctgtaataccaacgtgTTTTAAGCATGTTttaacttgcctaaatgactaccgacccgtagcactcacgtctgcagccaagaagtgcttcgaaaggctggtcatggctcacatcaacaccattattccagaaaccctagacccactccaatttgcataccaccccaacagatccacagatgatgtaatctctattgcactccacactgccctttcccacctggacaaaaggaacacctatgtgagaatactattcattgactacagctcagtgttcaactccatagtgccctcaaagctcatcaccaagctaaggaccctgggactaaacacccccctctgcaactagatcctggacttcctgatgggccgcccccaggtggtaagggtaggtaacaacacatccaccatgctgatcctcaaaacaggggcccctcaggggtacgtgctcagtcccctcctttactccctgttcactcaggaccgcacggccaggcacgactccaacaccatcattcattttgcagatgacacaacagtggtaggcctgatcactgacaatgacgagacagcctatagggaggaggtcagagacctggccatgtggtgccaggacaacaacctctccctcaacatgattaagacaaaggagatgattgtggactacaggaaaaagaggaccgagcacgcccccattatcatcgacggggctgcagtggagtaggttgagagcttcaagttccttggtgtccacatcaccaacaaactaacatggtccaaacacaccaagacagtcgtgaagagggcacgacaaaacctattccccctcaggaggctgaaaagatttggcatgggtcctcagatcctcaaaaggttctacagctgcaccatcgagagcatcctgactggttgcatcaccgcctggtatggcaactgctcggcctccgaccgcaaggccctacagatggtagtgcgaacggcccagtacatcactgggaccaagcttcctgccatccaggacctctattccaggcggtgtcagaggaaggccctaaagacttcagccacccagtCATGTTCTCTTCAGCCAcccagactgttctctctgctactgcatggcaagcggtaacggagcgccaagtctaggtccaagaggcttctaaacagcttctaccccaagccataagactcttggaCACCTAATCAaacggctacccagactatttgcattgcccccctccccctttacaccgctgctactctctgttgttatcatctatgcatagtcactttaataactctacctacatgtacatattacctcaactaaccggtgccccccgcacattgactctgtactggtacccccctgtatatagtctcgctattgttattttactgctgctctttaattacttgttactttatttcttattcttatctgtatttttttaaactgcattgttggttaggggctcgtaagtaagcatttcactgtaagcctaaataaaggtgaaataaaataaaaatatagattcaatggttgtaaa
Coding sequences within it:
- the zgc:86839 gene encoding cyclin-dependent kinases regulatory subunit 2, with product MCILSKLFIGNMSHKQIYYSDKYNDEHYEYRHVVLPREMVKQVPKSHLMSEDEWRRMGVQQSLGWVHYMIHEPEPHILLFRRPLPKN